The window CGGGGTACTCCTGCCGCATCCAGATGCGTACGGCGTCGACGCAGAGGCCGCAGGCGCGGTCGGTGGGCTCCCGTGGGCCGAGTCCCCAGGCGTGCAGGTACTCGCCGACGGTCGCCGGTTCGATCGTGAGCCCGAACTGGCGCTCGACCAGGGCGGTGACGCTCTGCCTGGTCCAGAGCGGATCGTCGAACCCGAACTGGTCCGGGTACCTGCCCCGCAGCGCGTCGATCAGTTCGAGCTCCTGATCGCGGCTGAGTGCCTCTGCCGGGCCCGACCGCTGCCCGCGCCGAGCGGCCACCGCGCCGTCGCCGCCGATGGTGTGCCGCCGGCACCAACTGGTGACGGAACGTCGCGCGTCCTTGAGAACAACCCCCACGACTGGGGCAACGAGCCCGGATCATGACTGGTCACGATATCTACGGAGAAAACTCCCTAAAGTGCACAGTCGGGCATAACGGTACGTACGGGGTAGAGCGGGCTACTTTGCGCCTACTTTGTCAAGCAGTGCCTGGATTGCGGTGATTTCCTTCTTCTGGCCCGCGACCATGGTCCCGGCCAGGGACTGCACCTGCTCGTCGTCGGACTCGTCCAGCGCCGCCTCGGCCATGTGGATGCCGCCGAGGTGGTGGTTGAGCATCAGCCGGAGGAACATCGTGTCGAAGTCCTGCCCGGTCGCCGCCCGTAGCTGGGCCCGCTCGGCGTCGGTGGCCATGCCCGGCATCAGACCGTCCCGGACCGTGCCGCCGCCGTCCGACATCCACGCCATCCTCGGGGCCGAACCGGTTGGGCCGAGTTTCCAGTCGCGCAGCCAGGTCAGCATGATGCCGATCTGGGCCTGCTGGGTCAGCGCGATGTCGGCACCGAGCGTCCGTACGTCCGGGTCGGTGGCCTTCTCGTGCGCGAGCATGGCCATCTCGACGGCCTGGGCGTGGTGGGTCGACATGTCCCGGGCGAACCCGGCCTCGACCGAGGTCTCACCGGGCCGGGTCAGCCCCGGGATCAGCAACCCGGCGACCACGCCGAGGACCAGTCCGACCGCGATCCCGATGGCCACCCAGCCGGTGCTGAACCGGCGATGGCCCTCACCGGTGGCCGAGTTGTCGTCGAAGTCGTCGGAATCGTCGTCGTCGCCCGACGAGCCGTCCCGCTCGAAATCCTCGTCTCCGAGGTCTTCGAGCTGTTCGAGTCGCGGATCGTCGGCGCCCGACGCGCCGGCCGGAGCCGACGCGTCGGGGCGGGTTGCTGTACCCATCGGTGTCCTTACTTCTTACTGGGTTGCGCCGTCTTTGCCGAGGTCACGCGGGGTGGTGCCGGTGGCGGTGATGCCGCCGGAGCAGCTGGCGCCCTGCTCGATGCCGGCGTTGGTACGCAGCGACCGGATGAACGTGTCGATCCGGCTGTCGTCCGCGTTGTCGACCTTGAGCTGGTAGCCCCAGGCCTGCAGCGAGATCGGCTTGTCCAGGTTGTCGACCGGGCTCATCAGCATGTACTCGTTGCCGCGCACCTTCTCGGCCAGCTTCGACACCTGGTCGGCCGGGAGCCCGGTCTTGTACGAGACCCAGACCGCGCCGTGCTCCATGCTGTGCACCGCGTGCTCGCTGGCGATCGGCGCGTCGTAGACGTCACCCATGCAGTTCTGCCAGTTGAAGTTGTGCTTGCCGCCCACCGGCGGGGTGAGCGAGTAGCTGACCGGGCCCCAGGCGTGGTCCGAGGCGGTCAGCGACTTGTCCGGCGATTCCCGGTAGTCCTTGATCCCGTCGATGCCGGCGGCCTGCTCGGCCCAGGGCTTGGCACCCTGGAACACCGCCCAGCCGCCCCAGCCGATGATTCCGACGGCGAGTACGCCGACGGCGACGAACAGGGCGATCGGGCCCCAACTGCGGCCCTGGCTGACCTTGACCGGGGCGATCGGCTTGCGGGGGCCCTTGCCGCCACCGCCCGCGCCTCGACCTTGCCCGCCGGGACGGCCGCCACCGGAGTTACCGGTTGCTGGCTTGCCACCCGCCGCCGGCTTTCCACCGGCCGCCGGCTTCTTACCGGTGCTGACCACGGACGGACGGCTTTGATCGCCACCCTGGGTGCTGATGCTCATGGTGCCTCGTCAGGTCGGTCGGTCAGGGGGTGGCGGGTCACAAAGGCGCAGGGTGTCCGCCGAGTGACCGAGTCTACCCCCGGTAACATGTTTCGGTGACTCCCGCCAATCTCGCCGAGGTCGTCCGTACCGCCGCACAGGCGGTCTTCATTTCCCGTGGGCTCGATCCCTCCCTGCTCCCGGAGTCGGTGACCCTGGAGCGACCGCGCAACCCCGAGCACGGCGACTACGCCTCCACGCTCGCCATGCAGCTCGCCAAGCAGGTCGGCGTACCGCCCCGCGAGCTGGCCGCCGGCCTGGCCGAGGAGCTGAGCCGGGCAGTCGGCATCAAATCGGTCGAGATCGCCGGACCGGGCTTCCTCAACATCCGTCTCGACGCGGCAGCCGCCGGGCAGTTGGCCCGCGTGGTGGTCGAGGCGGGTCGGGCGTACGGGCGCAGCGACGTACTGGCCGGCGAGCGGATCAACCTGGAGTTCGTGTCGGCGAACCCGACCGGGCCGGTGCACATCGGCGGGGTCCGGTGGGCGGCGGTCGGCGACGCGCTCAGCCGGCTGCTCCGGGCGACCGGCGCCGACGTCACCACCGAGTACTACTTCAACGACGCCGGGTCGCAGATCGACCGGTTCGCCCGTTCGCTGCTCGCCGCCGCGAAGGGGGAGCCGGCTCCCGAGGACGGCTACGGCGGGGCGTACATCGCGGAGATCGCCGAGGCGGTCCGGGCGCTGCACCCGGACGTGCTCGACCGCCCCGACGCGGTGGCCCAGGAGGTGTTCCGGGTCGAGGGCGTCGCGCTGATGTTCGACGAGATCCGTTCCTCGTTGGACCAGTTCGGGGTCCGGTTCGACGTCTACTTCAACGAGAAGGACCTGCACGACCGGGGCGAGCTGGACCTGGCCCTGGTCCGGCTGACCGACCAGGGGCGGACCTACGAGCTGGAGGGCGCCACCTGGCTGCGTACCACCGACTTCGGTGACGACAAGGACCGGGTGCTGCGCAAGTCCAACGGCGAGTGGACCTACTTCGCCGCGGACTGCGCGTACTACCTGGACAAGCGGGAGCGCGGCTTCGGCCGGGTCGTGATCATGCTGGGCGCCGACCACCACGGGTACGTCGGTCGGATGCGGGCGATGGCCGCCTGCTTCGGTGACGACCCGGACCAGACCCTGGAGATCCTGATCGGGCAACTGGTCAACCTGGTCCGGGAGGGCCAGCCGCTGCGGATGTCCAAGCGGGCCGGGACCGTGGTCACCCTGGAGGACCTGGTCGAGGCGATCGGGGTGGACGCCGCCCGGTACGCGCTCGCCCGCTACTCCAGCGACTCGCCGATCGACATCGACGTCGAACTCTGGACCCGGGCCAAGAGCGACAACCCGGTCTACTACGTCCAGTACGCCGGCGCCCGTACCGCCGGGGTCAGCCGGCATGCCGCCGAGGTCGGGCTGACCAGGGGGGAGCCGGAAGCGTTCCGCCCCGAGCTGCTCGAGCACGAGAAGGAGAACGAGCTGCTCAAGGCACTGGCCGAGTACCCGGCCGTGCTCGCCACCGCGGCCGAGCTCCGTGAGCCGCACCGGGTCGCCCGCTACCTGGAGGAGCAGGTGGCGCAGTCGTTCCACCGGTTCTACGACAACTGCCAGGTGGTGCCGAAGGGCGACGAGGAGATCACCGACCTGCACCGGGCCCGGCTGTGGCTGGTCGACGCCACCCGCACGGTCATCGCCAATGGACTGGAACTACTTGGGGTCTCTGCCCCGGAGAAGATGTAAGTGATGCGTGCTCACGAGGCCGGGGCGCTGCACGGCGACCTCGGCAGCCGGGGACCGGCGTGGCTGCGTACCCCCGAGGACGTCAACGCCCTCGTGCCGCAACTCTGGCCGCGGACCGTCACCCGCGACGCCGACGGTGAGCTGACCGTCGGCAACCTGCGGATCGGGGCGCTGACCAAGATGTTCGGCACCCCGATCTACGTCCTCGACGAGGAGGACCTGCGGTCGCGCTGCCGGGACTTCCGGGCCGCCTTCCCGGGCGAGGACATCTTCTACGCGGGCAAGGCGTTCCTCTGCAAGGCGGTGGTCCGGATCATCGCCGAGGAGGGGCTGTTCCTCGACGTCTGCTCCGGCGGTGAGCTGGCGGTGGCGCTCGCCGCCGACATGCCGGCCGAGCGGATCGGTTTCCACGGCAACAACAAGTCGGTCAGCGAGCTGTCCCGGGCGCTCGACGCCGAGGTCGGCCGGATCATCGTCGACTCGTTCGACGAGATCGACCGGCTCACCGAGCTGGCCCGGGAGCGCGGGGTCCGCCCCCGGGTGCTGCTCCGGGTCACGGTCGGGGTCGAGGCGCACACGCACGAGTTCATCGCGACCTCGCACGAGGACCAGAAGTTCGGCTTCTCGCTGGCCGGTGGGGCGGCGGCTGCCGCCGCGTTCCGGATCCTCGACGACGACGTGCTGGAGCTGCGCGGGCTGCACTCGCACATCGGTTCGCAGATCTTCGACACCAGCGGGTTCGAGGTGTCGGCCCGGCGGGTGCTGAGCCTGCAGGCGCAGATCCGCGACGCCCGTGGGGTCGAGCTGCCCGAGCTGGACCTCGGCGGCGGGTTCGGCATCGCGTACACGACGCAGGACGACCCGTCGACCCCGCACGACCTGGCCAAGCGGATCAACAAGATCGTCGACGGTGAGTGCGAGGGGCTGCGGCTGGCCAAGCCGCACCTGAGCTTCGAGCCCGGCCGCGCGATCATCGGCCCGGCCATGTTCACCGCGTACGAGGTCGGCACGGTCAAGGACGTCGACGGCCTGCGGACGTACGTGAGTGTCGACGGCGGGATGAGCGACAACATCCGTACCGCCCTGTACGGCGCCTCGTACTCGGCCACCCTGGCCAACCGGCGTTCCGAAGCGGAGCCGATCCTCGCCCGTGTGGTGGGAAAGCATTGCGAGTCCGGGGATGTGGTGGTGAAGGATGAATTCTTGCCCGCCGACGTACAGCCCGGAGATCTTCTCGCCGTGCCCGGCACGGGTGCCTACTGCCGGAGCATGGCCAGCAACTACAACCATGTCCCGAGGCCCCCGGTGGTGGCGGTCCGCGGCAACGAGGCACGCGTGATCGTCCGGCGGGAGACCGAAGACGATCTGCTGGCATTGGATGTGGGATGACAAAGCCTGTCCGCTTGGCGCTGCTCGGTTGTGGAACGGTCGGCAGCGAGGTGGTACGGCTGCTGCACGAGCAGGCCGCCGACCTCACCGCCCGGATCGGCGCACCGCTGGAGATCGCCGGCATCGCGGTCCGCAGGCAGGGCCGCAACCGGGGCGACCTCCCGGTCGATCCGGCGGTCTTCACCACCGACGCGCTCGGACTGGTCAAACGGGACGACGTCGACGTGGTGGTGGAGATGGTCGGCGGCATCGAGCCGGCCCGCACCTGGCTGGTCGAGGCGCTTCGGGCCGGCAAGAGCGTGGTGACCGCGAACAAGGCGCTGCTCGCCGAGGACGGCGGGTCGCTGCACGACGCCGCCGCGGAGAGCGGCGCCGACCTCTACTACGAGGCGTCGGTCGCCGGTGCGATCCCGCTGCTGCGCCCGCTGCGCGAGTCGTTGCAGGGCGACAAGATCACCCGAGTCACCGGCATCGTGAACGGCACCACCAACTTCATCCTCTCCGCGATGGACGCCACCGGGGCCGGCTTCGCCGAGGCGCTCGACGAGGCCACCGAACTCGGGTACGCCGAGGCCGACCCGACCGCCGACGTGGAGGGCTTCGACGCCGCGGCCAAGGCCGCCATCCTCGCCTCGCTGGCCTTCCATACCCGGGTCAGCGCGGCCGACGTCTACCGCGAGGGCATCACCGAGGTCACCGCCGCCGACGTGGCCAGCGCCAACGCCATGGGCTGCACGATCAAGCTGCTCTGCATCGCCTCCCGCGGCCCGGACTCCACCGGGGCCGAGTCGATCGGGGTCCGGGTCTACCCGGCGATGATCCCGCGCAGCCACCCGCTGGCCAGCGTCGGCGACGCGTTCAACGCGGTTTTCGTGGAAGCGGTCTCCGCCGGGCAGTTGATGTTCTACGGCCGGGGTGCCGGCGGGGCGCCGACCGCGAGCGCGGTGCTCGGCGACGTGGTGGCGGTCTCCCGCAACCGGCTGGCCGGCGTCCGTACGCCCAGCGAGTCGGCGTACGCGGCGTTGCCGATCCGACCGATGGGGGAGGCGGTCACCCGCTACCACATCAGCCTCGACGTGGCCGACCGCGCCGGGGTGCTGGCCACCGTGGCCGGGGTCTTCGCCCGACACGAGGTGTCGATCGCGACCGTCCGGCAGGCGTCCGCGAGCACCGGCGGCAACACCGGCGGTACGGCGACCGTCGGGCGCGGCGGTGACGCGATCCTGGTGATCGTCACGCACGCCGCCCCGGACGCCGCCCTCGCCGCCACCGTCGAGGAACTGCGCGGTCTCGACATCGTCCGCTCGATCGCCAGCGTGCTCCGGGTCGAGGGCGGCGTCTGAGTCCGGCTGCCGGGCGGAGCCGAGCGGGGGACGACGGTGTCCCGCCAGATGGGTAACCATGGGTGCGCGGGCGTGGCCACCGGCACCCTGGGTCACGCTTGACCCACCTTCACCCGGCGTCCGCCCGTACCGGCGGCAACGCATCGACGAGGAGATCGACATGTGGCGGGGTTTGATCGAGGCCTACCGGGACCGGTTGCCGGTCACCGACGCCACGCCGGTCGTCACGCTGCACGAGGGGAACACCCCGCTGCTGCCCGCGCCGGTGCTCTCCGCCCGTACCGGCTGCGACGTCTACCTCAAGGTGGAGGGGGCCAACCCGACCGGTTCGTTCAAGGACCGGGGGATGACCGTGGCGGTCTCCCGGGCGGTCGAGACCGGTAACAAGGCGATCATCTGCGCCTCCACCGGGAACACCAGCGCGTCGGCCGCCGCGTACGCCGCCCGCGCCGGGCTGAGCTGCGCGGTCCTGGTGCCGCAGGGCAAGATCGCGCTGGGCAAGTTGGCCCAGGCGCTGGTCCACGGGGCGAAGCTGTTGCAGGTCCAGGGGAACTTCGACGACTGCCTGGCGCTCGCCTCGAAGCTCTCCCAGGACTACCCGGTGGCGCTGGTCAACTCGGTCAACCCGGACCGGGTGCACGGCCAGAAGACCGCCGCCTTCGAGATCGTCGAGGCGCTCGGCGACGCCCCGGACATCCACTGCCTGCCGGTCGGCAACGCGGGGAACATCACCGCGTACTGGCTGGGCTACCGGGAGGACGTCCAGGCGGGTAACGCCACCCGCCACCCGAAGATGTACGGCTTCCAGGCGGCCGGTGCCGCCCCGATCGTCAACGGCGAGGCGGTACGCGAGCCGTCCACCATCGCCACCGCGATCCGGATCGGCAACCCGGCGAGCTGGACCGGGGCGCTGGACGCGCGGGACGCCTCCGGCGGGCTGATCGCCGCGGTGACCGATCGGGAGATCCTCGCCGCGTACCGGTTGCTCGCCCGTGAGGTGGGCGCGTTCGTGGAGCTGGGCAGCGCGGCCAGTGTCGCCGGGCTGCTCCAGCAGTCCGAGGCGGGTACGGTTCCCGCCGGCTCGACGATCGTCTGCACGGTGACCGGCCACGGGCTGAAGGATCCTGAGTGGGCGATCTCCACCGCCCCGTCCCCGACCACCATCGGCAACGACGTGATCGCCGCCGCCCGCGCCCTCGACCTAGTCTGACCACCCACCCACCCACCCACCCACCCACCCACCCACCCGCACACCCACCCACCCGCCCACCGGACAGCGCGACGATCTTGCACTTGTGGTGGGTCACAAATCCGGATGAGTGCCCCGAATCCAGGCGCCACAAGTGCAAGATCGTCGAGGGAATCGGTGGTGCGGGGGTCGGCGGGGGGTTGTCGGGCGGGTTCTACTGGTTGGCGTTCGGGGGGTCGGTGCTCGCTGTTGTGCCGGGTTCGGTGGGGTCGTCGTAGGGGGTCGCGGCGGGGTCTGGGGTGGACGGGGCGGCATCGAGTTGCTCGGCGGCCGCCGCGGCGACGAGCAGGGCGGTGGCCCGCTCGACGGTCGCCAGCTCGTCGACTGAGAGCCGGCTGAGGAGGCTTTGCATCCGGGTGTTGCCGGCGTTGAGGATGCCCTCCATGAGCTTATGGCCGGACGGGCTCAGCTCGACCCGGCGGACCCGACGATCGCGCGGGTCCTCACCCCGTACCACGAGATCCTGCGCGACCAGGCGGTCGACGATGCCGGTCATGGTCGCCAGGCTGACCCCGACGGTGCCGGACAGCTCCCGGCCGGACGCGCTGCCGCTGTGCGAGAGCAGGATCAGAATTTTCAGCTGCGGCAGGGTGAGGTGCAGCGACAGGAACGGATCGGAGCGGTCGGAGGCGAACAACTGTTGCATCCGACGTTGACCATCCATGATGGCGCCGATGAGCCGGGTCCGGTCGGCCAACGCTCCGCCCGCCTCCTCGCCGCGGTGGTGGCGGTGACGGAGGTCGTTGCCACTGGCCACCGGACGTTAGCAGGCACCCCCGGCCTCACGCGAATTGTTCGTGTCAGGCAAAATATTCGTGTCGCGCCCTGACTTCCCCAGGAGAGCTCGCCCATGTCGTTGTTTGCCAGACTCAGTCTCGCCAACCGGGGGCTGGTCGCCCTCATAGCGGTGGTGATCACGGGCTTCGGGGTGTACGCCGTCCCCTCGCTGAAGCAGCAACTCCTACCGTCGCTGGAGTTCCCGGCGGCCTTCATCGTGGCCAGCTACCCGGGCGCCTCGCCCGAGATCGTCGAAGCGCAGGTCACCGAGCCGATCGAGAACAGCCTCCAGGGCGTCGCCGGCCTCAGCAAGGTCACCTCGACCTCGCGTGAGGGCGCCACGACGGTTCAGGTCGAGTACGAGTTCGGCAGCGACCTCGACGACATGGTCAACAAGATGGAGACCGCGCTCAACCGGATCAGCACCCAGCTGCCCGAGGGCGTCGACCCGCTGGTCTTCGCCGGCAGCACCGACGACCTGCCGGCGGTCGTACTGGCCGCCAGCGGCAGCGGGGACAAGCAGGCGCTGACCGACAAGCTGCGGGCCACGGTCGTACCCGAACTCGAGGGGATCGACGGGGTGCGCACGGTCGAGGTGACCGGTGCGCCCGACCAGCAGGTCGTGATCACCCCCGACCCGGTCAAGCTCGCCGGGCTCGGCATCGCGCCGACAGCCATCGGCACCGCGCTCAAGGCCAACGGGGTGGCCATCCCGGCCGGCACCCTGGTCGACGGCGGCCAGGCCCGTACGGTGCAGATCGGTACCCGGATCGGCACCATCGAGGACCTGCGCGGCATCTTCGTCAGCCCGACCGCTCCGGGCGCCCCCGCGGTCAAGCTCAGCGACATCGCCACGGTCGAGCAGCAGGTCGCCCCGGCGACCGGGTTCACCCGGACCAACGGTCAGGAGAGCCTCGGCATCCAGGTCACCGCGTCGCCGGACGGCAACGCGGTGGGGATCTCCCACGAGATCCGGGACAAGCTCGCCGACCTCGGCGAGGCGTCCGGAGCCGACCTGACCGTCGTCTTCGACCAGGCG of the Micromonospora sp. NBC_01796 genome contains:
- a CDS encoding DUF3105 domain-containing protein, yielding MSISTQGGDQSRPSVVSTGKKPAAGGKPAAGGKPATGNSGGGRPGGQGRGAGGGGKGPRKPIAPVKVSQGRSWGPIALFVAVGVLAVGIIGWGGWAVFQGAKPWAEQAAGIDGIKDYRESPDKSLTASDHAWGPVSYSLTPPVGGKHNFNWQNCMGDVYDAPIASEHAVHSMEHGAVWVSYKTGLPADQVSKLAEKVRGNEYMLMSPVDNLDKPISLQAWGYQLKVDNADDSRIDTFIRSLRTNAGIEQGASCSGGITATGTTPRDLGKDGATQ
- the thrC gene encoding threonine synthase, translating into MWRGLIEAYRDRLPVTDATPVVTLHEGNTPLLPAPVLSARTGCDVYLKVEGANPTGSFKDRGMTVAVSRAVETGNKAIICASTGNTSASAAAYAARAGLSCAVLVPQGKIALGKLAQALVHGAKLLQVQGNFDDCLALASKLSQDYPVALVNSVNPDRVHGQKTAAFEIVEALGDAPDIHCLPVGNAGNITAYWLGYREDVQAGNATRHPKMYGFQAAGAAPIVNGEAVREPSTIATAIRIGNPASWTGALDARDASGGLIAAVTDREILAAYRLLAREVGAFVELGSAASVAGLLQQSEAGTVPAGSTIVCTVTGHGLKDPEWAISTAPSPTTIGNDVIAAARALDLV
- the lysA gene encoding diaminopimelate decarboxylase yields the protein MRAHEAGALHGDLGSRGPAWLRTPEDVNALVPQLWPRTVTRDADGELTVGNLRIGALTKMFGTPIYVLDEEDLRSRCRDFRAAFPGEDIFYAGKAFLCKAVVRIIAEEGLFLDVCSGGELAVALAADMPAERIGFHGNNKSVSELSRALDAEVGRIIVDSFDEIDRLTELARERGVRPRVLLRVTVGVEAHTHEFIATSHEDQKFGFSLAGGAAAAAAFRILDDDVLELRGLHSHIGSQIFDTSGFEVSARRVLSLQAQIRDARGVELPELDLGGGFGIAYTTQDDPSTPHDLAKRINKIVDGECEGLRLAKPHLSFEPGRAIIGPAMFTAYEVGTVKDVDGLRTYVSVDGGMSDNIRTALYGASYSATLANRRSEAEPILARVVGKHCESGDVVVKDEFLPADVQPGDLLAVPGTGAYCRSMASNYNHVPRPPVVAVRGNEARVIVRRETEDDLLALDVG
- a CDS encoding DUF305 domain-containing protein, coding for MGTATRPDASAPAGASGADDPRLEQLEDLGDEDFERDGSSGDDDDSDDFDDNSATGEGHRRFSTGWVAIGIAVGLVLGVVAGLLIPGLTRPGETSVEAGFARDMSTHHAQAVEMAMLAHEKATDPDVRTLGADIALTQQAQIGIMLTWLRDWKLGPTGSAPRMAWMSDGGGTVRDGLMPGMATDAERAQLRAATGQDFDTMFLRLMLNHHLGGIHMAEAALDESDDEQVQSLAGTMVAGQKKEITAIQALLDKVGAK
- a CDS encoding MarR family winged helix-turn-helix transcriptional regulator: MQQLFASDRSDPFLSLHLTLPQLKILILLSHSGSASGRELSGTVGVSLATMTGIVDRLVAQDLVVRGEDPRDRRVRRVELSPSGHKLMEGILNAGNTRMQSLLSRLSVDELATVERATALLVAAAAAEQLDAAPSTPDPAATPYDDPTEPGTTASTDPPNANQ
- a CDS encoding winged helix-turn-helix domain-containing protein, yielding MGVVLKDARRSVTSWCRRHTIGGDGAVAARRGQRSGPAEALSRDQELELIDALRGRYPDQFGFDDPLWTRQSVTALVERQFGLTIEPATVGEYLHAWGLGPREPTDRACGLCVDAVRIWMRQEYPGIVRSAQEHRAELCWLGRTRLHGVAPAADVISAMSQRGRMKFMITTPTVDPPLPRDFLLRLSGVDGRLVHVVVDGSWGRGEWPRRLPPRIAPYALPSCGRS
- the argS gene encoding arginine--tRNA ligase, producing MTPANLAEVVRTAAQAVFISRGLDPSLLPESVTLERPRNPEHGDYASTLAMQLAKQVGVPPRELAAGLAEELSRAVGIKSVEIAGPGFLNIRLDAAAAGQLARVVVEAGRAYGRSDVLAGERINLEFVSANPTGPVHIGGVRWAAVGDALSRLLRATGADVTTEYYFNDAGSQIDRFARSLLAAAKGEPAPEDGYGGAYIAEIAEAVRALHPDVLDRPDAVAQEVFRVEGVALMFDEIRSSLDQFGVRFDVYFNEKDLHDRGELDLALVRLTDQGRTYELEGATWLRTTDFGDDKDRVLRKSNGEWTYFAADCAYYLDKRERGFGRVVIMLGADHHGYVGRMRAMAACFGDDPDQTLEILIGQLVNLVREGQPLRMSKRAGTVVTLEDLVEAIGVDAARYALARYSSDSPIDIDVELWTRAKSDNPVYYVQYAGARTAGVSRHAAEVGLTRGEPEAFRPELLEHEKENELLKALAEYPAVLATAAELREPHRVARYLEEQVAQSFHRFYDNCQVVPKGDEEITDLHRARLWLVDATRTVIANGLELLGVSAPEKM
- a CDS encoding homoserine dehydrogenase, whose product is MTKPVRLALLGCGTVGSEVVRLLHEQAADLTARIGAPLEIAGIAVRRQGRNRGDLPVDPAVFTTDALGLVKRDDVDVVVEMVGGIEPARTWLVEALRAGKSVVTANKALLAEDGGSLHDAAAESGADLYYEASVAGAIPLLRPLRESLQGDKITRVTGIVNGTTNFILSAMDATGAGFAEALDEATELGYAEADPTADVEGFDAAAKAAILASLAFHTRVSAADVYREGITEVTAADVASANAMGCTIKLLCIASRGPDSTGAESIGVRVYPAMIPRSHPLASVGDAFNAVFVEAVSAGQLMFYGRGAGGAPTASAVLGDVVAVSRNRLAGVRTPSESAYAALPIRPMGEAVTRYHISLDVADRAGVLATVAGVFARHEVSIATVRQASASTGGNTGGTATVGRGGDAILVIVTHAAPDAALAATVEELRGLDIVRSIASVLRVEGGV